CTGCGCAGGTTGGCTGGGTCCAGAAGAAGTGAGCAGCTGGGATGagtctaaaagaaaaagaaaataattttatcCATCATTAAACAGTAAATGTAGCATATAACTGTAGCAATGGAGTAACACAAAAAGCATATGGATTAGAGCTGTGCCTGACTAGATGACCAATTATCACTACTGTCACTAGTGGGTATCAGACATACTAGCCGTTTAATCTAATTCTTTCAAATTTTAATTGATGCCAAATGCCGGTATATTGTGTCCTGGATGCTATGCAGCCATCTATCACCAGATGGAGCAATGTTGTTGACAAATGCCATAAATCTGTTAATCAggcttgattttttttgttaagactATTAGGGTTAGGTCTTTTAAAGGCGAAAGAATGAGTTTGCGGATACGAGCGGTACccttcctctgaagggtggaTGGACTCTCCCTGAGtgatagggtgaggagttcagtCATTCAGGacgggctcagagtagagccgctcaACATCAAAAGGGGTCATTTGAGGTGGTTGTCTCCTGAGTAAGATGTTCCAGATGGGCATGTCCCACTTGGGATACACAGGAGAGATTAGACCTTTCGGCTGGCTGTGAACAACTCAATGTTTCTTCTGAGAAGTTGGAGGTGGTGGCTGGCAAGAGGGATGTCTGGgattctctgcttaggctgctgacCCGTGACCCAACTTTAGATAAGCAGAAGCAAATGGCTAGATTATTTACTGATTTGTTCTTTTAGattttaacttttaattaaGTGGTTGTCAAGAGTTTTCGAACAAGGTGCATCATTCGCAATGCACAGCCCAATACGCAACACTTTTCAGTTGCAATTTATTCATTTCTCGGATGTCAATttgtcatattttaataatatgtgaaAATCTTTTTTAGTACCATGTTTTcttattatatttaatattggATTATTTTAAGTGTTTTGCCTTTTCTTCATTGTCTGGAGTAAAACGTGAAATATTCATAACGCAACATGTGAGGTACCGCACAGTTAGGAGGCATGATTTATTGTTAATAAATGTGATTAATGGTTTCAAATGCCTTTGTTTAGAGATTTTGACATTGTCCAATATTCTTAATATCAGAGTGTTTCTTAGTTTTAGACTAATCAGACTCATTTTTTTTATCCCTCTCATTTAGCCGACTAAGAGAATAGTCACCAGGAACCGGATATGGATATATACAAGTTAATAGGTCGAGCATGATAGTACCATATTCTTCAGAAAATAAGAATTTAACATGGGTAACTTTGATTTACTCTACATTAAAAGGTGTAGAGGATCAAAATTGTCTTACCATTCTGAatgccaaaaacaaacagactggCCTGTCCTTGAGAAGCCACATTGCCACCCACAGATGTCTGGAAAAGCTGCTCTGGGGGCTGCTGACCAGGGCTGGCTACCACACCCACACCACCCTGCACCACAAAGATGGTTGTGGCGGGGGCTGGAGCCTGGTTGTTGAGCTCCTGTGAGGCAATAGTACTCTGCAAGCTGGACAGATTTGTCTGTGGTATGAACAGCTCCACAGGTTGATTGTTTTGGACGGAGCTTGAACTTGGGCCCACTTGCATTGGCTGCTGTTCCTGGAACAAGCTCTGTTGTTGGTTCTCAGTGGTTGTTGAGTTGCTGCCCGAAGAGCTCTGGTCTTGGAAGGACATGGGCTCTGCTGTATCTGACTGGGTGATTCCAACGCTAATGGTCCCCATAGGGGAAGGGCCTTGGGTCTGGGTGCTAAAGAGAATAGTAGGGGCGATAGCCTGTGGGTTCAGATCTGTGGTGCAGAGAAGCAGACCTGTTTGCTGTGGTGCAGGGTTGCCCTGTGAGTGATTGGGAATACTTTGAAATAAGGAACCCTGCTGGCCCATTGGAAGCTGTGCTGGTTGTTGTTGGTTCTGCTGTGGGGACTGCTGCTGATCCATTGGGGTGCTCTGTTGCTGCATTTGAGACTGCGGTTGATTTTGAAACATTGAAACAGACTGATGTTGGCTGGCTGATGTCTCCATGGAGGAGATGAATgccagctgctgctgttgctggggCTGATGGTTCGGCGTCAGGTATAGGGTTGATCCTGTGGACTGCTGCTCTGAGTTGAGACTGCCACTAGTCAGTACGGTCAGGGTATTCTGGATGAGGGCAGCCTGGACCTGCTGTTGGGACCCCTGGGTTTCGGCCATGGGCCTAGGCGACTGGAAGAGTTGCTGTGGGGGGGAAGTGTGTGAAGGAGGTTGTGTTGGGAAGCTAGTCTGGATAGTAAGCAGTTCTCCAGCCTGTTGAAGGAGAGAGCTGGCCTGAAGGTGTTGCTGTAAATTTTCCAAAACCTGCTGCTCTTGAagttgctgctgttgctgttgtAGGTTGCTCAACGCTtgattttgctgctgctgctgttgttgcagCTGATGTTGCTGTAAATTGGTAAGAATATGATTTTGTTGTTGCTGATCCTGAAGCTGAATATTGTTTAGAACTTGCTGTTGCTGATTTTGTTGCAATTGCTGTTGTTGAATATTCTCCATAATTTGCTGTTGCTCTTGTGGCTGTAATATAAGTTGCTGTTGCATCTGTATGTTGTTGATGacttgctgctgttgctgctgaaggtttccaagtatttgttgctgttgttgaaaCTGctgttgtatttgttgttgctgctccTGTTGTTGTATCTGTAGCTGTTGCTGTGCTGACAGTGAATTATCTGTACTCCCCAGTCTAAGGCTGTTCATGTTCTCCTGGACATGCTGCTGAAGGGATTCTGCAGAAGGTGTGGGGCTATACAGCACAGAATTTAGCTGCTGCTGAGCTACAGCTGCTTCTAACACCTGCTGGAGCGTGGTGTTACTTCCCCCCTGGAGTTCTCTAACTGCCCTTTCCAGCTGGGCCACCTCTTCCTGGGGAAAGAGGGAGACCTGGGACTGCTGTGGCTGTGCCTGAGAGGAAGGTGCTATCTGTGGCATGGCCACAACCACCACCCCTGCACTACTACTGGAACTCTCAGGTGACAAGCTTTCCTGGGGGTCTCTAAGGAACTGCTGGGGGACTTCTGGTGTCACAGGTGGTATTGTGGTGTCTCCTGACACAGAGAAGGAGGTTGTTGGGGCAATTTCTTGCTTTTGTATCGTGCTGAGGGACTCTAAGCTAGGGAAGACCGGGGGTGCCTGGGGAAGGTCCACATCTTCTGATGGTAAAGGCATTGTTCTCTGAAAGGACTCTCCACCTGGATGAGAACTAGAGCCAAGGTCCAGAGTCTGCTGCACTGCGATGAGTGGATCAGGGGATgactgagaaagaaaaacagtgttaCAGACCGTATTTCTcaagtaaatattttaaaatctcTTCCTCAAAAAGCAGGGGGTATCTTACTTTGAAGACCTCTGTGGATGGTGGATTGCTAGACACTTCCATAGGTGTGTCCTCTTGCCGTTTGGATGTCTGGTCAGAGATTTCTGTTTGTTCAGAGGGCATAGATTTGATCGGGGTATCAAATAAGCAGGTCTTGACCATGGATATCCCCTCCGTTTTTACTGTCAGGACATTTGAGTTATCAGCTGGAGGTAAGAGTGGAGAAAAGGACTGTTAGAATGTGAGATGGCAACGATTAGGCACTTGAAATCTACATGAGGAGCTTAGCACAAATGACAATACATGACAAGCTGCATGTTCCATGTTTTTAATGGATGATGTGGAGAACAAAACCCATCCAACACCAAGCACAAGGCAGTTTGCAACAATCATACAAACCAGGAGGGTATTATCTACTTTTACCATGACCACTTGCCATCAAAACGCTTTTTGTAATCCAACTACAAATATTACTTGTTAGACTGCGCACATGGCAAACAGCCactttgtgttcctgttttaaaCTTAAATTGAATCAACTAAAACTACTAAGCTTCAACATCCAGCTTAAAAAGGAAGGAGTTTCCAAAGTTCAACCAGGAATTTTAAAACCAAGAAATAGATGTTTCTGATGACgggcctgacagcagcaaagCATTCTGACACATTTTGTTAGTAAACCTTTCTATCCAGCGGATTAGATAGCGTTCTGTGTCTTAAATATGGAGGCTGTTTTTGACACCCTGCACCTTCACCATTTCCCTCTCACTCTCCCACTTTTACCTGTGATCCACCTCCTCTTTATTTTCTGTgcagtttcttcttttccccTTGTCACTCAGACTCAGGCTACCAGCTTCACCGTGCCTAAAATTACTTGAACCCACGCAAAAGTCCCCTTTCATCTTCCAACATTACGCTGATATGAACTTATAGATCCACTTAAACAGGATTTTCAGTGAGTTAAACAATTCCCGTTTTTATCTCAGCTGGTGGGGGGCTTTGACAGTTCTGTGCCATTGTGagctttaattttttaaatgaaacacaagaagaaaaaacaattaaataacctTGTAAAGTAAAAGCCATAAGTGTctgttttattaaatgtatttgaCATTTGCAGATTTCAAGTAAATCAATACGATATTCCAAGAGTTTTTAGTAGAGATCACTTACAATAAATCAACTGCTGAGACTTATAATTATACATTTCTTAAATGCTATATCTcctaaaataacaataaaacaaataattcaGATTATTTAAATAAACTACCATCCTGCTACTACAATCCCTTGTTAATAATAAGATCGCTGAATGCTATGCCACCTGTTCCAGACATGCTCCAATGTCAGGACCAATTATATCTGctacacatttacatattaaacCTTCATCTATTAGTGGAAACACAAAGGACTGCCAGTGATCCCTACATCTCTTTTTGCCATTAGGGTAAATGTGTCTGTGACAGCAATAATTGCGGCATTGCTTAATCAGCCATTAGATTTGTCTATATGATTGATTATAATGGTGTAGTGCTATTAAAACTTGTTATAACTATCTGAAAACAGTACTATGTTAGCTCTATTCACTCTCTTCAAAACAGAAATAGCCCATAAGTGTCACACTTAGCAATAAGTGTCAACATTTAAAAGCCATCAATGCCACGACGGCTGAAAATCGTGAACTATGTAACTTTCATGCTTGCTGTTACCCGAGTCTGGAGTGTAGGTGAAGGGTTGGGCTTCATGTGATCTACCGGCATTGGTCATCACAAAAATACCCACAGAAACAGGAGAAGTGATTGACTGGTTGTGAAACGGAGGGACTGTCACTATCAAGTGATTCTGGAAAAAAAGATCACATTTTTGTGTCAAGTGTATGCCAAAAAACAGGTTTGATACAGCAGCTTAGATTATTCAGTGAAAAACTCAAGGGGATCACCATCATCCCCACTTGCATATACCTGATGGAAAAGATCCATGTCAATCTTTGCTTCGGCTTGCCAGGAATTATCATCTGAGAATTCAAAAAGATTTGAGAGGGTTTATATGCAGAAAACCATTAACACACATGACATCGAGCTACAATGCTACTGACAAAAGAAATTGCTACAACACCTGTAATGTTCTCCTGAAAAATAACTTTGGTTCCTTTAAGGAAGTTCTTTCCGATTATAAAAACTTCCTCGCCTCCTTTCACTGAGCAGCTGTGGAGACTCTTTCTCAGGATCTCTGGCACTCCTGCTGGCTGAGCTGAAGAGTAAAAGAAGATTCAAACTATCATtaataacataacataaaacTAAAACATATTATAAATATTAGCCATCAAATTGTTTCAGGAATCCTAGTTGGCTGTTACTCACTGCAGAGGATCGGCGATGAGGGAACCTGTAAAGTCAGGGTTGATCCATCAGGCTGGGGGATGCTGACTCTGAAGGCCAACCTGGCTCGTGTACTCTTCTTCTTGGATCCTGCAACACCAATGCGGGCTTCGACATCTGCATTACGGAGCTTCAAAATTCCTACACAGTCCACCCTGTAGAAACAACACAGGAAGGAGAAGGAAGGGATAACTAAATATACAAAAGCACATACcaaatactttttaaatatCAACACTGCAAGTAATAACTAGTCTTTAATTATCTGTAAGAACTCCTTACGCAAGTGTCATGTCATTGCTGGGCTCCAGAGGAATCTCAATAACTATGGTGCCTTCTATGTCCACCTCTTTGCAAGCAGTGGTGTTGCGTCCTGTCACTCTGCATGCCTGGTAGAAACCGTGAGGCTTCACTCTGCCTGCATCATTTGCTACAAACACCTGCAGCACAACTAATTCACTCACACCTTCCAactgcagacaaaaaaataaaaaataaaattagtttTCCAGATTCTaataaaaaccccaaaacaaacaaaaaaaaccaaaaccccTCAGCCCTGAAAGATTTTCAGTTAAATATAAAAGTTTTAATCATTTGCCAATCAACTCAATCATTTATCTGTGAGCATTATTCATGGTACAAAAGAAGCATGTGATCTGTTCATAACCACTGAGCCATTCAAGAGCGATGTCAAGAATTTATTACTTTAATAATGAATACAAGGCAATCACTATTCATTCACTATCCCTACTCTGATTTACCATCAAGAGGTAAAGGTACTTGTTTGGTTGTTTGCAGTGTGAGTACTGGATTTACTgttgatttaataaaaaaaaatttttttaaaaagaaatgaaatcaaagAGACAAGTAGGTTATCCATGTTAAATGCCAGCTATTGAAATAGGAGAAAGGAAACAAGCACGTGGGCAGTGCTAGTACAATCTTTCTCGTGCAGTACTCCTCACTCAGTGTATTGGTTATATTCGATCTTATTCGGCAGCTTCTTCCTTTGGTGGTAATATTTCGTTTGTTAAGAAGCTGCTGGAAGCTTTTGTACTCCAACCTTGACAGTGGGGAATCCTTGTTGTGTACGATCTTTGACAGAACCTCTGCTGCCCTCAGTCAGATAGCGAGCTCTGTGCTGGGTCTCTGGCTGCACTAGGATCTTTAGCTCCTTCCCATCACTCCTCTGAGGGAACTGAGCAGACAGTGACCCACCTTTCACTGCAGTTCCTGACTCGAGAGAGCTGCAGAGGACAAAAAATGATGATGACATTAGTGTGACATCCAAGAATCCAATTACCCCAAGCAAAACTTTAATCGACCTTAATGTATTCCTACAAAGGGGAGAGGCACTCTGACCTAAAGAGACAGAATGTACTCTAGTAAGTGTCACCATACCTGGATATGGAACTGGTCTTATCTGTGCCCAGCTGGGATAGCACATAGTGAGGGGCTTTGGCGCTGTCAGCATCAAACACATCCATGCTGTCTTCTGGAGGAGCAGGCTTGGGACCGGGCCGCTGGCGAGGAGTGCGTTTTCTAGACTTGCGTGGCACCTCCGTGTTGTCATTGTAGGAGATTGAGCTGATCAAACTGAAGTTCGAGACAGACTCATCGGCCCACAtgctgctgctttgctctgAGTCGGGACCTGGTGCACCAGATATGGTAGGTTCCTCTTGGCAAGACATCTGGCTGTCATCAAACAGATCCTCGGGTGGTGGGGATATGCTCAACACAGTCCTTCGCTTTGATGGAGTGTTCTGGGGCTGCTGGACTCCTAGCCCCGGCAACCCTCCCGGCCCTACATCCCCTACTGTAGCGTTTGCTCCACTGCTGCCTCTGTTGGGGGCACCCTCCGCACCTTGCATCTCTGAAACACCAGCGCCATCTCCTCCGCTGGAGTGGAGATGCTGGGCAACCTTGAGATGGTCTGACGATGAGGTAGAGGGGCCAGAGGATGTAACGC
The Maylandia zebra isolate NMK-2024a linkage group LG7, Mzebra_GT3a, whole genome shotgun sequence DNA segment above includes these coding regions:
- the nfat5a gene encoding nuclear factor of activated T-cells 5a; its protein translation is MPSDFISLLSSDIDLNSPKSLYSKESVYDLLPKELQLQPSSTQTDPPTMSQNSGGEAGPPPSAALASDATSSTSSPSASSSLAIGVTSSGPSTSSSDHLKVAQHLHSSGGDGAGVSEMQGAEGAPNRGSSGANATVGDVGPGGLPGLGVQQPQNTPSKRRTVLSISPPPEDLFDDSQMSCQEEPTISGAPGPDSEQSSSMWADESVSNFSLISSISYNDNTEVPRKSRKRTPRQRPGPKPAPPEDSMDVFDADSAKAPHYVLSQLGTDKTSSISSSLESGTAVKGGSLSAQFPQRSDGKELKILVQPETQHRARYLTEGSRGSVKDRTQQGFPTVKLEGVSELVVLQVFVANDAGRVKPHGFYQACRVTGRNTTACKEVDIEGTIVIEIPLEPSNDMTLAVDCVGILKLRNADVEARIGVAGSKKKSTRARLAFRVSIPQPDGSTLTLQVPSSPILCTQPAGVPEILRKSLHSCSVKGGEEVFIIGKNFLKGTKVIFQENITDDNSWQAEAKIDMDLFHQNHLIVTVPPFHNQSITSPVSVGIFVMTNAGRSHEAQPFTYTPDSADNSNVLTVKTEGISMVKTCLFDTPIKSMPSEQTEISDQTSKRQEDTPMEVSSNPPSTEVFKSSPDPLIAVQQTLDLGSSSHPGGESFQRTMPLPSEDVDLPQAPPVFPSLESLSTIQKQEIAPTTSFSVSGDTTIPPVTPEVPQQFLRDPQESLSPESSSSSAGVVVVAMPQIAPSSQAQPQQSQVSLFPQEEVAQLERAVRELQGGSNTTLQQVLEAAVAQQQLNSVLYSPTPSAESLQQHVQENMNSLRLGSTDNSLSAQQQLQIQQQEQQQQIQQQFQQQQQILGNLQQQQQQVINNIQMQQQLILQPQEQQQIMENIQQQQLQQNQQQQVLNNIQLQDQQQQNHILTNLQQHQLQQQQQQQNQALSNLQQQQQQLQEQQVLENLQQHLQASSLLQQAGELLTIQTSFPTQPPSHTSPPQQLFQSPRPMAETQGSQQQVQAALIQNTLTVLTSGSLNSEQQSTGSTLYLTPNHQPQQQQQLAFISSMETSASQHQSVSMFQNQPQSQMQQQSTPMDQQQSPQQNQQQPAQLPMGQQGSLFQSIPNHSQGNPAPQQTGLLLCTTDLNPQAIAPTILFSTQTQGPSPMGTISVGITQSDTAEPMSFQDQSSSGSNSTTTENQQQSLFQEQQPMQVGPSSSSVQNNQPVELFIPQTNLSSLQSTIASQELNNQAPAPATTIFVVQGGVGVVASPGQQPPEQLFQTSVGGNVASQGQASLFVFGIQNDSSQLLTSSGPSQPAQNQIPNSGHMQTLLDQPMAQAASPIPATMHGSLQNTLQAQMQTTLENAMQANTQTALQSSLQGNIEASLPTPMQTSLQTQIQSSLQNQLQASISTSSSMDKIEDLLESLQKQ